The DNA region TCTCCACTCGGAGCCCGACGGCACGCCGCGACAGGTTCCCGCACACCGGAACGTCGCGTCCACCGACTGTCCTCCGCCTTTCCGCCACACCATGACATGTCACACCTCTCAAGGAGCCACAATGCAGACGAACACCGACTCGCGCACCCGCCCCTGGCACGGGGTCATGGTCGCCACCCCGATCACCCTGCGCGATGACTGCACCATCGACTACGACGCCTACGCCACCCATGTGCGGCAGCTCATCGAGGCGGGCTGCGACGGAGTGGTGCCCAACGGCTCACTGGGGGAGTACCAGACCCTGACCGACAGCGAACGCGACGAGGTCGTCCGGGTCGCCGTCGAAGCCGCGGGTGACGGCAGCCGCGTCATGCCGGGCGTCGCCGCGTACGGCAGCGCGGAGTCAAGGCGCTGGGCGGAACGGGCCGCCGAGGCGGGAGCCGGTTCCGTACTCCTCCTGCCGCCCAACGGCTACCGCTGCGACGAGGCGGCGGTGCGCGCCCACTACGCCGATGTGGCCGAGGTCGGGGTGCCGGTCGTCGCGTACAACAACCCGTACGACACCAAGGTGGATCTGACTCCGGACCTGCTTGCCCGCCTCCACCAGGACGGCAGCATCGTGGCCGTCAAGGAGTTCACCGGCGATGTCCGCAGGGCGTACGAGATCGCCGAACGAGCGCCCGGCCTCGACCTGCTCGTGGGCGCCGACGACGTACTGCTGGAGCTGGCACTCGCCGGTGCCGTCGGGTGGATCGCGGGTTGCCCGAACATGCTGCCGTCCTGCTGCGTCGATCTGTACCGGGCCGCTGTCACCGGTGACATGGCAACTGCCCTGCCGCTGTACCGGGAGCTGCACGAGCTGCTGAGGTGGGACTCGAAGCCGGAGTTCGTCCAGGCCATCAAGGCATCCATGGACGTCGCCGGACGCCACGGCGGCCGCACCCGGCCGCCGCGGTTCCCCCTCCCCGCCGACGACGCGGCCGCCGTACGTGCCGCGACGGAGAAGGCACTCGCCGGGGGCCTGCACTGAGACCGGCGCCCGGTCCGTACGTCCGGGCGGAGCCGCGCCAGGCCCTGCCCGGGCCGGCCTGTTCCGTCCCGTTCCCGCGTTCTTCGTGTACGCCGTGACCCATCAGGGGGAGCCTTGCAGACACGTCACATTTTCCATGCCGTCGACTCACACACCGAGGGCATGCCCACCCGCGTCATCACCGGAGGCGTCGGCACCATCCCCGGTGCGACGATGGCCGAACGGCGCAGCTACTTCCAGGAGCACCGGGACGCCGTACGCACCCTGCTCATGTACGAACCGCGCGGCCACGCCTCCATGAGCGGCGCGATCCTCCAGCCGCCCACCCGGCCGGACGCGGACTACGGCGTCCTGTTCATAGAGGTCTCCGGCTATCTGCCGATGTGCGGGCACGGCACCATCGGGGTGGCGACCGTTCTGGTGGAGACCGGCATGGTGGAGGTCACCGAACCCGTCACCACCGTGCGGCTGGACACCCCGGCCGGGCTCGTCAGCGTCGACGTACAGGTGACGGACGGCGCCGCCACCGCCGTGACCCTCACCAACGTTCCGGCGTTCAGTGTCGCGCTCGACCGGGCGGTGGACGTACCCGGCTACGGGAAGTTGCGCTACGACCTCGCCTACGGCGGGAACTTCTACGCGATGGTTCACCTGTCCGACCTCGGACTGCCCTTCGACCGGGCGCGCAAGGACGACATCCTGGCCGCCGGGCTCGCCCTGATGGACGCGGTCAACGCCACCGACCGGCCCGTCCACCCGGAGGACCCCGACATCCACGGCCTCAAGCATGTGCAGTGCATCGCACCCGGGTCCGACGCCCGCCACTCCCGGCACGCGATGGCCATCCACCCCGGCTGGTTCGACCGCTCGCCCTGCGGGACCGGCACCTCAGCCCGTATGGCGCAGCTGCACGCACGCGGTGAACTCCCCCTGGACACCGACTTCGTGAACGAGTCCTTCATCGGCACCTCGTTCACCGGACGTCTCGTCCAGGAGACCACCGTGGGCGGACTGCCGGCCGTGGTCCCCACCGTCACCGGCCGCGCCTGGATCACCGGTACCGCACAATTCTTCCTGAACCCGTCCGACCCCTTCCCCGAAGGATTCCTGCTGTGAATCTGCCCCTGCTCGGCGCCGACGACATCGAGGCCCTGGGACCGACCGGAGCCGTGGACGCACTGGAGGCGGCGCTGCGCGGGGGTCTGGATCCGGAGACGGCCCCCGCCCGGCACCATGTCACGGTGCCCGGCGGGGAGCTGTTGATCATGCCCGCCACCACCCAGCAGGTGACCGGCGTGAAGATCGCCGGGGTGGCCCCGGCCAACCCGGCGCGCGACCTGCCCCGGATCACCGGAAGTTATCTGCTGCTCGACGCCCCCACTCTGCTGCCGCTCGCCCTGCTGGACGGGGCCGCGCTCACCACCCTGCGCACCCCGGCCGTGTCCGCGCTCGCGATCCGCCACCTCACTGGGCCCGTCGTGCGCCACCTCGTGCTCTTCGGAACGGGCCCCCAGGCGTACGGGCACCTGGCCGCGGTGCTCGCGGAACGCCACGTCGAACGGATCACCGTGGTCGGCCGCAATCCGCACCGGGCAGACGCGCTGGCAGCGCATGCCAGTCGACTCGGGGTGGACGCCCGTACGGCGGAGGTGCCCGGCGCCAAGGAGGTCGCCACGGCCGACCTGGTGCTCTGCTGCACGACCTCCGCCACTCCGCTGTTCGACGGCGCCCTCGTACCGGACGGGGCGACGGTCGTCGCGGTCGGCTCGCACACCCCCGATGCCCGGGAGGTCGACACCGCGCTGGTGGCACGCTCCGCCGTCTTCGTCGAATCGCGGTCGGCGGCGCTGTCGGAGGCGGGCGATCTGCTGATCCCGATGGCGGAGGGAGCCTTCCGGGCCGAGGACATCCACGGCAACCTCGCCGAGCTGGTGACCGGTTGCGCCCCCGGCGGCGAGCCGGCCCGCTTCGAGGGCCCCCGGTTCTTCAAGAGCGTCGGAATGGGCTGGGAGGACCTCGCCGTCGCTGCCGCGGTACACCGGAATTCGGCGCTCTGAGCGAGTTGTCCACAGCTCCGGAGCGACGGGCCCTGACGGAAACGTGACATTGTATTCTGAGGCCCCGCACGGTGCTGGAGGAACAGATATGGCCCGCCTGACGACACTCAACGCCATCTCCGCGCAGGAGCACTTGCGTGACCAGGTGGCCAACGCCCTCAGGGCGGCCCTGATCGCAGGGGAGCTCCGTCCGGGCCTGATCTACTCCGCTCCCGCGCTCGCCGCCGACTTCGGGGTGTCCGCCACCCCGGTCCGTGAGGCCATGCTCGACCTGGCGCGTGAGGGCCTGGTCGAAGCGGTGCGCAACAAAGGCTTCCGGATAACGGAGTTGACCGAACAGGACCTCGACGACTTCACGGAGCTGCGGGTCATGATCGAGGTTCCCACCATCGGCCGCATCGCCCGGATGGGCAGGACCAAGGAGCTGGAGGCGCTGCGGCCACTCGCCCAGGCGATTGTCGCAGCCGCCGCCGAGCACGACATCCTCGGTTATCTGGAGGCCGACCGCCGTTTCCATCTCGAACTGCTCGGCCTGGCGGGAAACCGCCGCTTGGTGGAGGAGGTCGGCAATCTGCGCAAGCGGTCGCGCCTCTTCGGGCTGAACCGACTCGACGAAACCGGGCTGTTGGTCCAGTCGGCGGAGGAGCACGCCCAGCTGCTCGACCTCCTGATCGCGGGGAACGCGGAGCGCGCGGAGCGGTGCATGCTGGGTCATATGTCACATGTCAGGAACCTCTGGGCCGAGGACGAACCCAATGACACGGGCGCGGGAGGCAAGCGGATCAGAAGCGTGAGGATGCCCGCCGCAGAGGCCTGATCCGCCGCTCGCGCTCGCCGCTCTTCCATGGACGCCCTCGACCGCCAGCTGCCCATCCCCTCAACGGCCGCCCACCGGGCGGCCGTTGAAGCGGCTCTCAGGCCCGGCTCTCAGACCCGGGTCTCCAGCAGCGAGCCCATCCACTCCTCGATTCCGTCGGCGGTGCGCGGCAGCGCGGACGACATGAGGCGGGCGCCGTCGGCCGTGATCACGAGGTCGTCCTCGATCCGCACCCCGATCCCGCGTAGTGACCGAGGCAGCGTCTCGTCGTCGGGCTGGAGGTAGAGCCCGGGTTCCACCGTCAGCACCTGACCGGGCTCCAGGCGCCCGTCCAGATAGGTGTCGGCACGCGCCTGCGCGCAGTCGTGCACGTCCATGCCGAGCATGTGGCCGCTGCTGCAGAGCGTGTACCGGCGGTAGAAGCCGTTGTCCGCGTCGAGCGCCTCGTCCGCGGACATCGGCAGCACACCCCACTCGTGCAGCCCTTCGGCGATGACCCGCATGGCAGCCAGATGGAAGTCACGGAATCGTGCCCCCGGACGCAGCGCCGCGATGCCCGCGTTCTGTGCGGCCAGCACCAGCTCGTAGACCGTGCGCTGCACGGGGGAGAAGCGGCCGGACAACGGCAGGGTGCGGGTGATGTCGGCCGTGTAGAGCGAGTCGGTCTCCACCCCGGCGTCCAGGAGCAGCAACTGATCGCGTTCCAGCGGGCCGTCATTGCGGATCCAGTGCAGTACGCAGGCGTGCGCCCCGGCTGCGGCGATCGTGGAGTAGCCCGGACCGTTCCCCTCCGACCGGGCCCGGAGATCGAAGACGCCCTCGATCCAGCGCTCGCCGCGCGGGTGGAGCAGCGCCTGCGGCAGGCTGCGCACCACATCCTCGAACCCGAGCGCCGTGGCATCGACGGCCTGCTGCAACTGCCCGGTCTCCCAGGGGTCCTTCACGAGCCGGAGCTCGCTGAGCACCGCTTCGAGCCCGGCCGGTGCCGAGCGCCCGGGCGGGAACCCGCGGCAGGAACCCAGGAGTTCGTCGACGGACGGGTCCACGCCGGCCAGTACCCGGACCGGCGGCTGCGGTCCGGTGAGCAGCTTTTCCCAGGCGTCCAGATGCGCGCAGCGGACGCCGGTCAGCCGGGCGGCCTCCGCCAGGTCGGGCCTGCGCCCGACCCAGAACTCCCCGTATCTGCGGTCGCGGTAGAACTCCTGGCGGGTGCGCGGTGACCGGGGCCGCAGGTACAGCACCGCTTCGTGCCGCTCGTCGCCGTCCGGTTCGAGTACGAGGACGTGGCCGGCCTGGTCCTCGCCGGTGAGGCCGGTGAGCCAGGCGTAGCCGGTGTGCGGCCGGAAGCGGTGGTCGGTGTCGTTGGAGCGGACCGCGAGCGCGCCCGCCGGAATGATCAGGCGCTCGCCGGGGAAACGGGCGGCCAGCCGGGCCCGGCGGGCCGGGGTGACGTCGTAGGAGGGGACGCGGGCGTCCGCCGGCAGGGGGGTGTCCGCCCACGCCGTACTCATGAAGGCGTCCAGTGCCGGCGACACCGGCAGGTCGTGGCTGCTGGTGCGGGGCGCGGAGAAGGAACGGGGCACGGGCATTGCTCCTCGGGGGCTCTGTGGGACCGGGGTCGGGGCCGGAATTCCGGCTCTCCGGGGACACGGTGGTGCGGTGGTCGGGAAACCGGTGGTGGCGGCCGGTGCGTTCGGGGCCGCGTGTCATATCCCGTGCTGCGACGAGAAGTTGTCGCGCAGATGAATGTGCGTGAGAGGGGTTCCAAAGAACATGTGACATGTGCCATTGTACAGCGCGCAAGGGGAAAGGAGCCGTGCTCATGTCACGACGTGAGTGCACTTCAGATCCGGTCCGGCACCGACCTCTTGCATTCCCCCACAACCGCGCCCTGTTGCGCGGTCACCACTCCGCTGGAGGCGGCACGTGAAGAACCTGAGGGTTCGGCAAAAGATAACCGGATTGTCCACTGCGGTCCTGGCAGCATGCCTGGGCGTGGGCCTGTTCACGGCACCGAGTCAGGCCGTCGAGCAACGCCCCGCCGTATCGACCGTGACCCCCCACTTCTCGGACGCCGCCCAGAAGCGGGCGGAAACCCGGACCGAGGACCCCGGCGGCCCCACCGCCGAGTCGCTGACGGCACCCGCCGACGATGCCGCTCACGTCGAACGAAAGTCGCTCAAGGCCGCCGACCTGCCGCCGCTGTCCGCGTCCAAGGACGCGCTCAAGCGGGACTACGACGACCCGTCCACCGCGCTTCCGAGCCACCAGGCACCTTCGATGAAGGCCGAGAAGCGCCGCGCCAAGAAGCTCGGTACGGCCGCTGCCGAGTGCAACGTCACCGATTTCACCAACAACACCGGAAGCGCCCTGGTCGAGAAGGTCAAGGCGGCGACCACCGACTGTGTCAACACACTGTTCCGTATCCAGGGCCAGGACGGCTACAACGCCTTCCGTGAGGACCAGATGGTCACCATCGCCGATGCGATGCGCGACGCGTCGGCCTCCTATCCGGGCGACGGCAGCACCGGCATGCCCCAGCTGGTCCTCTTCCTCCGGGCCGGCTACTACGTGCAGTACTACGACCCCGACACCGTCGGGGAGTACGGGCCGCGCCTGCGCACCGCCATCCAGGGCGCGCTCGACGGCTTCTTCGGCTCCTCGCACGCCTTCGACGTCACCGACGCCAACGGCGAGAGCCTGTCCGAGGCGATCATCCTGATCGACAGCGCCGTGGAGAACGCCCGCTACCTGAACATCGTCAAGAAGATGCTGGCCGACTACGACGAGTCGTACAACGACTCGTGGTACATGGTCAACGCCGTGAACAGCGTGTACACGGTCATGTTCCGCGGTCACCAGGTGCCGGAGTTCATCAGCGCCATCGAGGCCGATTCCAGTGTGCTGACCTCGCTGCGCGACTTCGCCGCGAACCACCTCGACCTGCTGGGCACCAAGAATTCGTTCCTGGCCGCCAACGCGGGACTCGAGCTCGGCCGCTTCCTCAAGGAGGACTCGCTGCGCGACAAGGCGAGCCCGCTGGCGATCGACCTGATGGGCAAGAGCTCCATCGACGGCCCCACCGCCCCGCTCTGGGTCAACCTGGCCAAGATGGTCGACTCCTACGACAAGGACAACTGCGCGAAGTACGACGCCTGCAACCTCGCGGAGCGTCTCGAGAAGGCCGTCCTGCCGGTGAAGCACACCTGTAGCGACAGCATCACCATCCGGGCGCAGGACATGGTCGCGGAGGAGCTCGAGGCCAGCTGCACCAGCCTGCGCAACCAGGACGCCTACTTCCACGAGGTGGCCCGGGACAACGGTGCGGTCGCCGACGACAACAACAAGACCATCGAGGTCGTGGCCTTCGACTCCAGCGCCGACTACCAGACCTACGCCGGAGTGATCTTCGGCATCGACACCAACAACGGCGGCATGTACCTGGAGGGCGACCCCAAGGTCGAGGGCAACCAGCCCCGGTTCATCGCCTACGAGGCCGAGTGGGCCCGTCCCGACTTCCAGATCTGGAACCTCAACCACGAGTACACGCACTACCTCGACGGCCGCTACAACATGTACGGCGACTTCGCCGCCGGCATGACCACGCCGACTGTCTGGTGGGTCGAGGGCTTCGCGGAGTTCGTCTCCTACTCGTACCGCAAGCTCGACTACGACGCCGCCATTGCCCAGGCCGCGAACCGCACCTACCCCCTGAGCACCCTGTTCGACACCACCTACGAGAACGCCGACCAGACCCGCGTGTACAACTGGGGCTACCTGGCCGTCCGTTACATGCTCGAATCCCACCGCGCCGACGTCGACACCCTGCTCGGCCTCTACCGCAAGGGCGACTGGGACGGCGCCCGCACCCTGCTCACCTCGACCATCGGCAACCGTTACGACGCCGACTGGAACACCTGGCTGGAGGCCTGTGCGGCCGGTGCCTGCGGCAGCGGGTCCACCAACCCGCCCGGTGAGATCACCGAGTGCAAGGATGCCGACACCCGGATGCTGGGCAAGAACTGCATGCGCAGCGAGCTGAAGGCCGTCAAGGGCGACTACGCCTACCTGGCCGTCGTCATCCCGGCCGGCACCACCCAGCTGAAGATCACCTCGTCCGGCGGCACGGGTGACGCCGACCTCTACTACAGCGACAAGGAATGGGCGACCACCGAGGTCAACACCGACAAGTCCGTCGGGGCGGGCAATGAGCACACCCTGACCATCAACAACCCGACGCCCGGCTACCACTTCATCAGCCTCTACGGCAACGAGAAGTTCGACGGCGCCAAGGTCACCACCGAGTTCTGATCCCCACGACCCCCATGGCATCGGCCGGCCGAGTGATGATCCCGCTCGGCCGGCCGGTGCCGCCCCCCGGGCCGCGTCCGCCGGACACGGCCCGGGGCTCACGACAGCCGCAGCCCGCCGGGCGCCGTTCCGTTCGTCAGCACCTCCACGAGCAGGTCGAACAGGGTCGGTCCCCGCCCCACCAGCGCCTCGTCCAGCCGCTGCTGGACCGCCGCGCGGTTTGTGGGATGCACCCGGCTCAGGCTCTGCCGCAGCCAGCGCGCCGTCTCCTCATGGCCCAGGGCCTGCGCGGAGGAGGTGTGGTCCCGCCACTCGAAGACGAAGTCGCCGTCGTCGGGCGTGCCCATGCCGCCGCCGAGACAGTCCGCGAGAGCGTCGAGGTTGCGGCCGAAGTACCCGCCGGGGCCGTTCACGGCCTCGCCGATCACTTCCCAGAACTGCTCCAGGCCGGTGACCCGGGAGCCTTCGACTACATAGGTCACGGTCATGGGGGGAGCGTACAAGTCCGTCCGCCTCCTCCGGTCCGTGATCCGCGCCGCAGGTGGGGGGCTACGGCGCGGATCGGTCCGGAGAGGCCGGGCTTCAGCAGCCCTGGTCGATCAGGTCGAAGGTGGCGTAGTGGTCGCTGGTGTAGTAGTCCTCCTGCGCCTCCTCGCCGGTGACGATCCGACGCGCACCGCGGGTCGGGGAGCCAGGAGTGATGACCGTGTACTCGTGGTAGTAGCCGGTGTTCTGGTCGGGCAGGACGCCTTCACGGTTCTGGAAGACGGTGCCGTCCTGCGAGTACGGGAACGGGCCGCCCGCGTCGATCAGGTCGAGGGTGTCGTGCGCCTGGGAGGGCAGCGCCGAGTAGCAGATGCTGCCGACCGAGTCGGTGGACGGGGTGGAGGCGGTGGCCGTGGTGGCCGGGCCGCCGACGAGGAGGACGGACAGGAGGGCGGCTGCGCCACCGAGCGTGGTGATCCGTGGGGGGATTCGCATAGTCCCCATGATGACGCGCGTAGATACGGTCCCGTCAACGCCAACCGATGTGAATTTTTTGGAAGTTAACCCGGGGGAGGAAATGTGACGGGCCGATGTCCGGGGGCTCACGGGCCGGCGCCGGTCCTCTGTTCACTTATTGATGAGTCGACAAGCGTGGCGGCCCGTCAGCGGGGCATGCATCCCGTGAACGTGTTCCGCGAAGGAGTTCGACGAGCAGCAGATTCCGCAGGACAACGGGACCACGAGCAGGGGGCGATGCACTGTGCGGGCGGTGGAGACGATGGAGCGTCAGGGAGATGCCGATTCCATGAACGGCGAGGCCTCGCACGAGCCGGGGGCGCAGGACCGGCAGCCGGTCCGGCTGCATCGCAGACTGGCCCACACCGATCTGGCGGCCGTGAGTGAAGTCAGATGTGCGTTACGGGAGTTCCTGCGCTACCGGTGGAAGGAGGAGCCGGCCCAGGTGGCGGAGCTCCTGCTCAGCGAACTGGTGACCAACGCGCTGATCCACACCCGGCACGGCGCGGCCGTCACGGTGAGTGTGGCGCGCGCCAAGTTGCGGGTGGAAGTACGGGACTTCGTGTCCGGACTGCCCCTGTCGTACGTACCGAACGCCGACGACGGTACGCATGGCCGGGGACTGTTCCTGGTGCAGAGTCTCGCGGACGCCTGGGGAGTCGCCGCCCATGCGCTGGGCAAGGTCGTCTGGTTCGAACTGGACGGCGGAAGGCCCTGACCGAAGGCCGCCGAACCCATGACCGGACAGCGAAAGGCCCTGACGGACCGGAAGGGACCGGGCCGTCAGGGCCGCCGGCTTCAGCCGAACTGCTGCTCCAGATCCTTCAGTTTCTGCTCCAGTGAATCGAGCCGGGGCAGTGCCTGGGTGTCGTCCTCGGCGGTGAGGTCGACGGTGATCGGGTCATCCGGGCTCCGGTCCGAGATGCCGGCGCTCGGACCCGTCACGGCTTGCAGGGATGGCCGGGGGCGCAGAGGCAGTTGTCCCTGCTCGGATATGGCGGGCTCCACGACGGACTGTGCGGAGCCCGTCGTGGCGGCGATGGACTGGACGTCCACCTGGGTGCCGCCGCGGCCGACCCGGTGCCAGGCCCGGTTCTGCCGGTTCAGCGCCTTGATGTGGGCCCGGTCCAGCTTCTCCTGGTCCTTCCGGCGGAGACGGTTCTGCTCCTTCTCCCGCCTGTCCTCACGTACCTCGTCGACCGCCTCGTCCAGGGTGCGTACGCCTTCCAGCAGCATCAGCGACCAGGCGCCGAAGGTCTCCCGGGGGGCGCGCAGCCACCGTACGATCCGGATCTGCGGCAGCGGACGGGGCACCAGGCCCTGCTCGCGCAGCGCGGCCCGGCGGGTCTGCTTCAGCGCCCGGTCGAAGAGCACGGCCGCCGAGAGCGACATCCCCGCGAAGAAGTGCGGGGCGCCCGCGTGGTCGATCCCGCGCGGTGCGTGCACCCAGTTGAACCAGGCGGCGGCGCCGGCGAACGTCCACACGAGCAGGCGCGAGCCGAGCGCCGCGTCGCCGTGGCTGGCCTCGCGCACCGCGAGTACGGAACAGAACATGGCGGCCCCGTCGAGGCCGAAGGGGACGAGGTACTCCCAGCCCCCGGAGAGGCCGAGGTTCTGCTTGCCGAAGCCGACGAGCCCATGGAAGGAGAGTGCGGCGGCGACCGCCGCACAGCAGAACAGCAGGACGTACGAGGCGGTGGCGTACAGGGCTTCCTTGCGTCTACGACGCTCCTCGCTGCGTTCCCAGCTGTCGTCGGCCGCGGATGTGTCAGCGGCGCGCTTGCCGCGTGCGACCACCGCCACCGCCGCCAGGACTCCCACGAGCAGCACGGCGCCCGGAAGCAGCCAATTCAGCGATATGTCGGTCAGTCTCATGCGCGGTCCCTTGCATTGCGTAGGGCATTTCGGGCGCCATGATTGCCGAAACCCCATCATGCACACGGGGGTTTCGGGGCAAGAGAACGCCATCGGGTCGGCACGGCGTACGGATGACGGGGATCCGGTCGAATGACCGTACGCGGCCGACGAGTTGCGTTCGAATTGTACTACTCGCGCGGGTGGGTGTTGATCAGTGAGCGGGCGTCAGCTTCCGTACCCGGTCGGCATCACAGGTGCGCGGACAGGTGACGCAGGTGTCCTCGGGGCGCAGCGTGTAGAAGAGGCAGCAGCTCGCCCGGTCGCGGGTGGGCAGCGACTCGCCGTTCGGCCCGGTCAGTGCACGGAAGCCCGCGGAACCTACGTACGGCTTCGTGGTGCCCGGCAGCAACGCCTCCAGCTCGGCCATCGCCCGTCGCTCCTCACCGAGCAGATGGGCGATGTACCAGAGGCCCTCGACGATCTCGTCCGTCGCCATGCCCCACAGCGCGCGCCTGCCGCGCCGCATCCGCGGTCCGAAGCCGTCGAGCACCGGGCCGATGTGGTCGGCGACCGCCGCGAGCACCTCGGCCCGCAGCGCCGCCTCGTCGGGTACCACACGGGCGCCCGGCAGCGCGGCGGCCGGATCGTCCGGCAGGCAGGCGAACTCCTCCACCCGGAGAGTCAGATGACCCAGCGCCCGATGGAACGCCACATCCCCGACCGGAATCCGGGGCACCCGCCGGTGGAGGAACCAGGGCACCGTCACCAGCAGGCAGGCGGGCCAGGCGTAACGGTGCAGCCCGAAACTGGCGACCACATCGGGGCGGGGCTGCTGTCCGTAGTCCCGCAACACCTGGGCGTGGTCCCAGGCGAGGAAGGCGTCGAGTGCCGGGCCCCCCGCCGCGAGCTCGCCGGCACCCACCCAGCCGGCACCGCGAGGGGCGGTCTCGCCGTCCGTCAGCACCTGCGCGCGCAGCCCGGGAAAGACCTCGGCGAGGCGCGCGTAGGCATCCGTCACGGCGGACGCCGTGGTGCCGGGGAGCAGAGCGGGGAGTGTCATGCAGGGACCACCGAATCGCGACCGTTTGCAGGTTAGCCTTACCTTACCCGACCGGATCGATGTTTGAACTGTGGCGTCCTGCGCCTATCGTGCACAAGGGGCATGGTGCGCGCGAGCCGCGCCCACGGCAGGCCGAGGAGGTCCGAGTGGAGCAGGGCAGAGCGCGTGAGGCGTACGGGACCGCCGCGCCCGCGACCGCCCAGGCGGTCGTCCGGGTGCCGGAACAGGCACGTGGCGAACACACCCACAGCGAGCCGCCCGCCCCGCGGGCGGCGGTGCAGCGGCACTCCGTACGCGGCCAGATCCTGGAGGCGCTGCGCGCCGCCCTCGTCGACGGATGGCTGGTCCCGGGACAGGTCTATTCGGCCCCGGCCCTCGGCGCCCGCTTCGGGGTCTCCGCCACGCCGGTGCGCGAGGCGATGCAGCAGCTGGCCATCGAGGGCGCCGTCGAGGTCGTACCGAACCGGGGGTTCCGGGTCTCCGAGCGCGGCCCGCGCGAGCTCGCCGAGCTGGCCGAGGTGCGGGCCCTGATCGAGGTCCCCGTGATGCTGCGGCTGGCCCGTACCGTCCCGCCCGGCACCTGGTGCGCCCTGCGCCCGCTGGCCGACGCCACGGTGGCCGCCGCGGCCGTGGGCGACCGGGCGAGCTACGCCGAGTCCGACCGGGCCTTCCACGGCGCGGTCCTCGCGCTCTGCGGCAACGAGCAGTTGGTGATGGTCGCCGACGACCTGCACCGCCGCTCCCAGTGGCCGCTGGAGAGCAACCCCGCCACCCGTCGCGCCGACCTCCTCGCCGACGCGGCCGAGCACACCGCTCTGCTCGACGCGCTGATCGCCCAGGACCTGCCCGTCGTGCAGTCGCTCGTACGGGAACACTTCACCGGCGCCGAGGGGTGACCGATCGAGGGCCGGACGTCCGCTGACCGGCCCCCCGGTCTCAGTTCGCCCGGACCGTCTCCGCGGGAGGCGGGTCCAGATGCGGTGCCAGCCACGTCGGTACGCCCCCGAGCAGCCGGAACAGCCGGCCCGCCTCGGCGCGCAGCCGGGTCGCCAGCTCGGGCTCCGGCTCGGAGTCCGCGAGGGCGATGAGGGCCGGAGCCGTACCGATCAGGTAGCCCAGCTCCTCCCTTATCCGCAGGCACTCCGCGAAGCCGTGCCGGGCCTCCGCCAGTTCGCCCTCGCGCAGGGCCAGCAGGGCGAGATGGCGCCAGGTCGAGGAGAGCAGCAGCGCGTCGCCCTGGGCGGTGGCTCCGGCGTGGGCCCTGCGGTACGCGGCGCGCGCGGCCTGCGGCGAGTCGGCGATGTTCTGCGCGATCAGGCCCCGCCGGAAGTCCAGCAGCGGGCGGCCCGGCGCGGACGGGGCGAGCAGCGCGGCGGCCCGGCTCAGGGCGACACTG from Streptomyces sp. NBC_01591 includes:
- a CDS encoding barstar family protein; this encodes MTVTYVVEGSRVTGLEQFWEVIGEAVNGPGGYFGRNLDALADCLGGGMGTPDDGDFVFEWRDHTSSAQALGHEETARWLRQSLSRVHPTNRAAVQQRLDEALVGRGPTLFDLLVEVLTNGTAPGGLRLS
- a CDS encoding (2Fe-2S)-binding protein, whose product is MTLPALLPGTTASAVTDAYARLAEVFPGLRAQVLTDGETAPRGAGWVGAGELAAGGPALDAFLAWDHAQVLRDYGQQPRPDVVASFGLHRYAWPACLLVTVPWFLHRRVPRIPVGDVAFHRALGHLTLRVEEFACLPDDPAAALPGARVVPDEAALRAEVLAAVADHIGPVLDGFGPRMRRGRRALWGMATDEIVEGLWYIAHLLGEERRAMAELEALLPGTTKPYVGSAGFRALTGPNGESLPTRDRASCCLFYTLRPEDTCVTCPRTCDADRVRKLTPAH
- a CDS encoding DUF2637 domain-containing protein, whose product is MRLTDISLNWLLPGAVLLVGVLAAVAVVARGKRAADTSAADDSWERSEERRRRKEALYATASYVLLFCCAAVAAALSFHGLVGFGKQNLGLSGGWEYLVPFGLDGAAMFCSVLAVREASHGDAALGSRLLVWTFAGAAAWFNWVHAPRGIDHAGAPHFFAGMSLSAAVLFDRALKQTRRAALREQGLVPRPLPQIRIVRWLRAPRETFGAWSLMLLEGVRTLDEAVDEVREDRREKEQNRLRRKDQEKLDRAHIKALNRQNRAWHRVGRGGTQVDVQSIAATTGSAQSVVEPAISEQGQLPLRPRPSLQAVTGPSAGISDRSPDDPITVDLTAEDDTQALPRLDSLEQKLKDLEQQFG
- a CDS encoding ATP-binding protein, which translates into the protein MAHTDLAAVSEVRCALREFLRYRWKEEPAQVAELLLSELVTNALIHTRHGAAVTVSVARAKLRVEVRDFVSGLPLSYVPNADDGTHGRGLFLVQSLADAWGVAAHALGKVVWFELDGGRP
- a CDS encoding M9 family metallopeptidase: MKNLRVRQKITGLSTAVLAACLGVGLFTAPSQAVEQRPAVSTVTPHFSDAAQKRAETRTEDPGGPTAESLTAPADDAAHVERKSLKAADLPPLSASKDALKRDYDDPSTALPSHQAPSMKAEKRRAKKLGTAAAECNVTDFTNNTGSALVEKVKAATTDCVNTLFRIQGQDGYNAFREDQMVTIADAMRDASASYPGDGSTGMPQLVLFLRAGYYVQYYDPDTVGEYGPRLRTAIQGALDGFFGSSHAFDVTDANGESLSEAIILIDSAVENARYLNIVKKMLADYDESYNDSWYMVNAVNSVYTVMFRGHQVPEFISAIEADSSVLTSLRDFAANHLDLLGTKNSFLAANAGLELGRFLKEDSLRDKASPLAIDLMGKSSIDGPTAPLWVNLAKMVDSYDKDNCAKYDACNLAERLEKAVLPVKHTCSDSITIRAQDMVAEELEASCTSLRNQDAYFHEVARDNGAVADDNNKTIEVVAFDSSADYQTYAGVIFGIDTNNGGMYLEGDPKVEGNQPRFIAYEAEWARPDFQIWNLNHEYTHYLDGRYNMYGDFAAGMTTPTVWWVEGFAEFVSYSYRKLDYDAAIAQAANRTYPLSTLFDTTYENADQTRVYNWGYLAVRYMLESHRADVDTLLGLYRKGDWDGARTLLTSTIGNRYDADWNTWLEACAAGACGSGSTNPPGEITECKDADTRMLGKNCMRSELKAVKGDYAYLAVVIPAGTTQLKITSSGGTGDADLYYSDKEWATTEVNTDKSVGAGNEHTLTINNPTPGYHFISLYGNEKFDGAKVTTEF
- a CDS encoding GntR family transcriptional regulator; protein product: MEQGRAREAYGTAAPATAQAVVRVPEQARGEHTHSEPPAPRAAVQRHSVRGQILEALRAALVDGWLVPGQVYSAPALGARFGVSATPVREAMQQLAIEGAVEVVPNRGFRVSERGPRELAELAEVRALIEVPVMLRLARTVPPGTWCALRPLADATVAAAAVGDRASYAESDRAFHGAVLALCGNEQLVMVADDLHRRSQWPLESNPATRRADLLADAAEHTALLDALIAQDLPVVQSLVREHFTGAEG
- a CDS encoding ribonuclease domain-containing protein, whose protein sequence is MRIPPRITTLGGAAALLSVLLVGGPATTATASTPSTDSVGSICYSALPSQAHDTLDLIDAGGPFPYSQDGTVFQNREGVLPDQNTGYYHEYTVITPGSPTRGARRIVTGEEAQEDYYTSDHYATFDLIDQGC